From the Flavobacteriales bacterium genome, the window AAGCGTGCATACCATTGAGGCGGACCTTGAAGAGTTGGCAAAAATTTCGGAAGGAAAAACGGTGAAATTCGGAACCTTTAAATTAAAAATGACCAACGGGAAATTGGTGCCGATGAAATAATTAAAGTTTCAGCTTTATGATTTCTGCGGCCATTTGTTGCGGATCAACAGTGGGGAAGTGGATGGTTTTTATTTTTTCTTTTTCGCGTTTCGATAATCCGTGTGCATAGGTTTTATCGTAATACTGCAAACTGTATTTAAAACCTTCTTTAAAATCGCCATTGCGTAATGCAATTAATGCGTTTTTGGTTTGTTCGGGTCCCAATCGTTTTTCTATTCTGGCGGTAGCGTCGATCAGTTGATCCAGCGGATAATTACTGTAGCCCCGGATAAGATAATTTAAACGTTCTTCCTGCGGAATTTCCAGTGAAACTACCGTGCTGCTTCTGAGTTGTTCCCACAAATGAGCGGGAATTACTTTATTTCCGATGGTCCTGCTTTCGTCTTCGATCCAGATGCGCTTAGCAGATTCTAAAAATTTTAGTGTAAAAGCAATGTTGTTTTCAAATTGTTCCTGCGATGGTTGTTTCTCTTCACCGAGTGATCCGAAGGAAGATCCTTTGTGGTGTGCAATTTTTTCAAGATCGAGCACTTGTTCCCCTAAGCGTGAAATTTCATGCAGCACCAAGGTTTTTCCGGAACCGGTTTTTCCTCCGAGCACAATGAAATTTTTATCTTTTTCCAGCTCCTGTAACATCGATCGACGGAACGCTTTGTAGCCGCCGATTAAAGTGTAAATTTTAAAACCGTAAAATTCAAGAATCCACGAAAGAAAACCACTGCGCATTCCTCCTCGCCAGCAATGCACAATAAATGCATTATTGTGATTCGGAATTTTTTTTGCGGCTTTAATGAAGTCTTTTAGTTTGGGACCCGCAAGTTCGAGTCCTTTCATAATGGCCGGTTGCTTTCCGTTTTGTTTGTAGAGTGTTCCTATTACAACACGATCTTCATTGTCCATTACCGGTATATTGTAAGCACCGGGAATATGTCCTTGCTCAAATTCTTTCGGAGTGCGCGCATCTATGACCGGAATCTCTTTTCGGAGTTCAAAAAAATCGTTGATATCGATGCGTTGTGGCATTTACAAAGCCGGCTTCACTTGAACATGCGCTGCAAGTTTTTTTGCACGCTCGGTGATGGATTTGATGTCGCTGTCCTTTTGATCGTAGGTCAGCACCACAGCCATTCTTCGGTAGGGACGTGTACTTGGTTTTCCGAAAATGCGGATATCGGTTTTAAATTCATCCAACACTTTTTCGATGCCGATGTATTGCGGACGATCACCGCTTTCGCTGGCGAGAATCACCGCACTGGCCCCCGCGCGTTCGAGGGTGATTTCGGGAATGTTCATTCCTAAAACAGCACGGGCATGCAATTCAAATTCACTGAAATTTTGCGTGCCCGCAAGAGTGACCATTCCGGTATCGTGCGGACGAGGCGATAATTCCGAAAAATAAACGCCATTTTTTTCTGAGATAAAAAATTCTACTCCCCAGATTCCGGAACCGCTTAAGGATTGCGTCACTAAAGCAGCCATGCGTTGTGCTTCGGCAAGATGCTCCGGATTCATCACGCAAGGTTGCCAGCTCTCCTGGTAATCGCCGCGTTCCTGACGGTGACCAATGGGCGGACAAAATAATGTTACACCATTTTTTTGTGTAACGGTAAGTAGAGTGATTTCGTAGTCGAACGAAATAAATTCCTCCACAATCACTTCTACAATATCACCACGTGAACCTTCCACCGCATATTTCCACGAATTAGCAATGTCGCTTTCCGATTTTGCAACGGACTGTCCTTTTCCGGAGGAAGACATCAGAGGTTTAATCACGCAAGGCAAACCGATTTTATTTATTGCTTCGCGCAATTCACTTTCGCTGGTGGCATACGCATATTTTGCAGTGCGAACATTTAATTCTTTAGCAGCCAGATCACGAATTGCTTTTCGGTTCATGGTAAAATTGGCAGCACGTGCAGAGGGAACCACTTGTATTCCTTGTTTTTCGTAATCGTAAAAACGTTCGGTGCGTATGGCTTCAATTTCCGGAACAATAATATCCGGCTGATGCCTGGCTACAATGGCATCGAGAGCAGCTCCATCCAGCATGTTAATCACTTCACGTTCATCGGCCACTTGCATGGCTGGTGCATCGTTGTAGGAGTCAACGGCAATTACATATTGACCATAACGCTTTAATGCAATAACAAACTCTTTACCGAGTTCGCCTGAGCCAAGAAGAAGAATTTTTTTAATCATGTTTTTATTTATAAATGCACACAAACATTTTTTGCTTCCGTAAAAAATTTCAACGCTTCAAATCCGCCTTCACGTCCAACACCGGATGCTTTAACGCCTCCAAATGGAGTACGTAAATCGCGAACCAGCCAGCAGTTGATCCATACAATTCCGCTTTCAAGATGAGCAGCTACACGATGTGCTTTTGTAAGATCCTGAGTCCATACCGTTGCAGCTAATCCGTATTGCGTGCTGTTGGCATACATCAGCACTTCTTCTTCCGTATCGAAAGGAGTAATGGTTACTACGGGACCAAAAATTTCTTCCTGATTGATTCTGCAGTTATAATTCAATCCTTCAATGATGGTGGGTTGTAAAAAATAACCTTCACTGAATTCGCCTTCCATTTGAATTTGTTTTCCGCCCGCTAAAACTGTTCCGCCTTCTTCCTGGGCAAGGGCGATGTACGACAACACTTTTTCTAAATGAGGTTTAGAAACGATGGCTCCCATTTTTACACTGTCGTCGTTCGGGTCGCCCACTTTCATTTCTTTGGTGCGTTTTACGAATTCTTCTTTGAATTTATCGTAGATCGGTCGCTGAATAAAAATGCGCGAGCCACAGAGACAGATTTGTCCCTGATTGGCAAAGGAAGAAAGCATGGTTGTTTTCATCATTTTATCGAAATCGCAATCGGCAAAAATGATGTTCGGATTTTTACCTCCGAGTTCGAGGGAAAGTTTTTTAAACATGGGAGCAGCTACACGGGCAATTTCTGCTCCTGTTGTTGTTCCGCCTGTAAAAGAAATTGCTTTTATGCCTTTATGTTTAGTGATGGCAGATCCCACTTTAGCACCGAGTCCGTGCACAATATTCAATACGCCCTTTGGTAATCCGGCTTCTATACAGATTTTAGAAAAAAGATAAGCTGTCATGGGTGTTACCTCCGAAGGTTTTGCAACCACGCAGTTTCCGGTAGCCAATGCGGGAGCAATTTTCCAGGTAAATAAATAGAGTGGAAGATTCCATGGCGAAATGCAACCTACTACACCAACGGGTTGACGAAGCGTGTAATTGAATCCACGGTTTTCCATGCTGTGCGATTCGGTAGCAAAATGCAGAATGGAAGTTGCGAAAAAACGCATATTACTGGAAGCACGTGGAATGTCCACCGATTTCGCCAGTTTCACCGGTTTCCCATTGTCGCGCGATTCTGCTTTAGCCAGCAGATCTAAATCCCGCTCAATTAAATCGGCAATCTTGTTCATAATGCGAAAGCGTTCTTCTGCAGAGGTGTTCCCCCAGCTTTCACGCGCTGCGGCTGCGGCTGCAAAGGCCAGTTCAATATCCTGCTCATCCGAATCCGGAATAAGCGAATACACTTTACCACGGGCGGGTTCGTAATTATCGATGTATTTTCCACTCACCGGTGGAATAATTTCCCCATTGATGTAATTGCCGAGTTTTTCCATAACACAACGAAATTACGAAGGATTTCTCATATCTGAGGAGAGGAAAAGGAAGGAATGATAGATGTCACCCCAACGGGGTGAAACTGACCCAAAAAGAAAGACCCCGATATTACCGGGGCCTTCCTCTCTCTCTTGTTGCGATATGAACATTCAACCAGGTTGAACGCTGTTGAAAAGAACTGCTATGGAAAAAATTAACTCAAAACAAAGGTATAAGAGTAAAACACGGATTGGTTACAATTTACCTGAATGGCCAAATGTATTGCCCGATGGTAAAACACTTTGTTGAAAGGTGATATAACCAAAATGGGTTAGGGTGTTGTAACTAAACCTTTTCGTTTTTTTAGTATCCGCTTGTTCTTTGGCATGTTTATCCCGATGTTCGGTCATCGACAACGCACCTGCAATGGTTAAACCGGCAAAAACAATGAAAACAATTAAACGAAATTTATTTCCCATGACCTTTTGATTTGTACAAACGTATACTACAAACGCAAAGTGCATTGTTAAAGTGTATGAAAAGGATGTTAAAATCTGTTAAGCTTGTTTAAAGCGCATTTAATCAATTGGTAATTTTGACCTGGTGTTTTACGGTAAACATATTCGACTCATCATTATACTGATCAGCCTGGCGGTAATCGGTTTAGTTTTTGTTCAGATATACTGGATCAGAAATGCGATTGAGTTAAAATCGGGTGAATTCAAAAATGATGTGAATGCTTCATTGCAAAAAACAGTGGAATCGCTGCAACGCAACGAAGCGCTTGGTTATATCCGGAATACCAGTATCGGTTCCAAGTTTTTTTCCGATTTGTATGTGGACCGGAACAAAGCGGGAATCAATAAGCAGATGTCCTGCCGCGATACTACAGTAATTCGCGACGGAAAACCGGTCACCCTTCAGGTGCTTGAAAAAGTCAGTTCCGATTCCACCTTAGGTATCCGCACCCAGGAACGGATGTTTAGTTCAATTGTACGCAATGGTATAGATGAAGAAACAGGAGAAGCATCGATTGATTTGGTGTTCGACGATTCCATCAAATTATTTTTTCGTCCCAAGAGCATGAACGATCAGATGCAGATTGGTCGCAAAGCGGAAATGGTAGAAGAGATTCTTTCTGAAATGTTTGAGTTCAGAGGATTTCTTCCTTTAGAAAAACGCATTAATTTATGGGAACTCGATTCCTTACTGCGGGCCTGTTTGCATGATAAGGGAATAACAGCAGAATTTGAATTTGTGTTGGTGGATATAGAGCACAATGTTTTGTTGTCGCAAAAAAATAACGATCCCGCATTTACGGCCCCCATTATTGATGAAGGATACAGCATCAATTTATTTCCCGGCGATTTTATTAATGAACCGGTGTTTTTATTTGTTCGTTTTCCCTCTCAGAAATCGTATTTACTCGGACGAATGCTCACCGTACTTTCCGTATCGGGCATTTTGATGCTCACCATTATTTTCGCCTTTTTTATTACCATTAGCACTATTTTGAAGCAGAAAAAATTGTCGGAAATAAAGAACGATTTCATCAGCAACATGACGCATGAATTAAAAACGCCGATTTCAACCATTTCCCTGGCAACGGAAATGTTGTCGGATTCGGATGTTTCTGTTTCGGATGAGCGGAGAAAAAAATATATCCGCATGATCAGCGATGAAAACAAACGACTGGGAATTCTTGTAGAAAATGTTTTGCAGACAGCAGTTATTGAACGCGGAGAATTGAGATTAAAAACCGAACTTGTTCCAATGGTCGCCTTACTGCGCGATCTGGTTTCTAATTTTACGTTACAAATCAATAAACGTGGCGGAAAAATTCAATTGAACGTACCCGAAGAAGAATTACTTGTAAACGGAGATAAAGTGCATTTAACTAACGTAGTTTACAATTTACTCGATAATGCCAATAAATATTCGCACGAGGTGGTGGATATAGAGGTAAGTCTCGAAAAAAAGCAATCGCAAATTGTTTTACGGGTAGCCGATAAAGGAATTGGAATCAGTAAAGAAAATCAAAAACGGATTTTCGAACATTTATACCGTGTTCCATCCGGAAACATTCACACCGTGAAAGGATTTGGATTGGGATTAAGCTATGTAAAAGCCGTAGTAGAGAAACACGGCGGAACGGTGACGGTTGAAAGCGAAATTGGAAAAGGAAGTATATTTACAATTGAAATACCTGTTCATTTATGAATACAAAAGCAACGGTTTTACTGGTAGAAGATGATCCGAACCTCGGCACCTTGTTATCGGAATATTTAAATGCGAAAGGACACAAAACAACGCTTTGTGTAAATGGGCAGGATGGATTTGAAACATTTTGCAAAGGGAAATTCGATTTTCTTGTGCTTGATGTAATGATGCCGGTTAAAGATGGTCTTACCCTGGCACGAGAGATTCGTAAAATGGATAAGAAAGTCCCCATTTTATTTCTCACTGCAAAATCGATGAAAGAAGATACGCTTGAAGGATTTAATGCCGGGGCCGACGATTACATGACCAAGCCATTTAGTATGGATGAATTACTCGCCCGGATGAATGCCATTCTCCGGAGAATAAATGGCGATGTAAAAGAAAAACCGGAATTGGTAACCATTGGTAAATTTATTTACGACAGTAATCATTCCGAATTAAAACTCGGTGATAAAATTCAAAAACTCACTACCAAAGAAAATGAGTTAATGAAATTATTAGCCGGAAATATTAACGGACTGGTAGAACGAAATTTTGCTTTAACCGCAGTGTGGGGCGATGATAGTTACTTTAACGGCAGAAGTATGGATGTTTACATTACCAAGTTGCGGAAATATTTAACCGAGGACAGTAATGTGGAGATCATGAACATTCACGGAAAAGGATTTCGTTTGCTGGTAAAGCAATAATTTATTTACAGCAATTCGTAGCGTTTACCTGCCAGACTTTTTACGAGTCCTTTAAATTCGAGTCCGAGTAAAACCGTAGAAACTTTTCCGGGAGTAAACGCGGTTTCCAGGCACAGGAAATCGGCAGAGCAATTGCCTTTTTCTTTCAGAATTTCCATAAGTATTTTCTCATCGCCATCCAGTTCCGGAAAAAAGGAAGTTTGAATGGCTTTTCGTTTTTCCGTTTTTTTATCCCAACCCATCATTCGCAAAAAATCACCAGCGTTTTCAATCAGACCTGCACGGTTAATTTTTATCAATCGGTTGCATCCCGCTGTTTTATCGTCGCCCGGTCGGCCCGGCATGGCAAAAACATCGCGGTTGTATTCATTGGCAATCATGGCTGTAATGATCGATCCGCCTTTGTATCCGGTTTCTATCACCACGGTGGCATCGCAGAGACCGGCAATGATGCGATTACGTTGCGGAAAATTTTCGCGGTCGGGATTTGTTTTGCTGGTGTATTCGCTAATCCAGGCGCCATTTTCCAATAGATGTTCTGCAGTGGAAAAATGATGGGTAGGATAAATACGATCGAGTCCATGTGCAAGGACGGCAAAATTGGTCACTTCGTTTTTTAGGCAGGCACGGTGCGCACAAATATCAATTCCGTAAGCGAGTCCACTTACAATACGAATTCCGTTTTGTGCCAATCCGCCTATCAATTCTTCGCAAAACTTTTTACCCTGTTCACTCGGGTATCGGGTACCCACAATACTCACCATGCGTTCACCCTCCGGGTGATGAGATCCTTTGCAATATAAAACCGTTGGAGCATCTTCGCACTGAAACAAACGCTGAGGATAATCCGGA encodes:
- the mnmH gene encoding tRNA 2-selenouridine(34) synthase MnmH: MPQRIDINDFFELRKEIPVIDARTPKEFEQGHIPGAYNIPVMDNEDRVVIGTLYKQNGKQPAIMKGLELAGPKLKDFIKAAKKIPNHNNAFIVHCWRGGMRSGFLSWILEFYGFKIYTLIGGYKAFRRSMLQELEKDKNFIVLGGKTGSGKTLVLHEISRLGEQVLDLEKIAHHKGSSFGSLGEEKQPSQEQFENNIAFTLKFLESAKRIWIEDESRTIGNKVIPAHLWEQLRSSTVVSLEIPQEERLNYLIRGYSNYPLDQLIDATARIEKRLGPEQTKNALIALRNGDFKEGFKYSLQYYDKTYAHGLSKREKEKIKTIHFPTVDPQQMAAEIIKLKL
- the purT gene encoding formate-dependent phosphoribosylglycinamide formyltransferase codes for the protein MIKKILLLGSGELGKEFVIALKRYGQYVIAVDSYNDAPAMQVADEREVINMLDGAALDAIVARHQPDIIVPEIEAIRTERFYDYEKQGIQVVPSARAANFTMNRKAIRDLAAKELNVRTAKYAYATSESELREAINKIGLPCVIKPLMSSSGKGQSVAKSESDIANSWKYAVEGSRGDIVEVIVEEFISFDYEITLLTVTQKNGVTLFCPPIGHRQERGDYQESWQPCVMNPEHLAEAQRMAALVTQSLSGSGIWGVEFFISEKNGVYFSELSPRPHDTGMVTLAGTQNFSEFELHARAVLGMNIPEITLERAGASAVILASESGDRPQYIGIEKVLDEFKTDIRIFGKPSTRPYRRMAVVLTYDQKDSDIKSITERAKKLAAHVQVKPAL
- a CDS encoding aldehyde dehydrogenase, with amino-acid sequence MEKLGNYINGEIIPPVSGKYIDNYEPARGKVYSLIPDSDEQDIELAFAAAAAARESWGNTSAEERFRIMNKIADLIERDLDLLAKAESRDNGKPVKLAKSVDIPRASSNMRFFATSILHFATESHSMENRGFNYTLRQPVGVVGCISPWNLPLYLFTWKIAPALATGNCVVAKPSEVTPMTAYLFSKICIEAGLPKGVLNIVHGLGAKVGSAITKHKGIKAISFTGGTTTGAEIARVAAPMFKKLSLELGGKNPNIIFADCDFDKMMKTTMLSSFANQGQICLCGSRIFIQRPIYDKFKEEFVKRTKEMKVGDPNDDSVKMGAIVSKPHLEKVLSYIALAQEEGGTVLAGGKQIQMEGEFSEGYFLQPTIIEGLNYNCRINQEEIFGPVVTITPFDTEEEVLMYANSTQYGLAATVWTQDLTKAHRVAAHLESGIVWINCWLVRDLRTPFGGVKASGVGREGGFEALKFFTEAKNVCVHL
- a CDS encoding HAMP domain-containing histidine kinase translates to MFYGKHIRLIIILISLAVIGLVFVQIYWIRNAIELKSGEFKNDVNASLQKTVESLQRNEALGYIRNTSIGSKFFSDLYVDRNKAGINKQMSCRDTTVIRDGKPVTLQVLEKVSSDSTLGIRTQERMFSSIVRNGIDEETGEASIDLVFDDSIKLFFRPKSMNDQMQIGRKAEMVEEILSEMFEFRGFLPLEKRINLWELDSLLRACLHDKGITAEFEFVLVDIEHNVLLSQKNNDPAFTAPIIDEGYSINLFPGDFINEPVFLFVRFPSQKSYLLGRMLTVLSVSGILMLTIIFAFFITISTILKQKKLSEIKNDFISNMTHELKTPISTISLATEMLSDSDVSVSDERRKKYIRMISDENKRLGILVENVLQTAVIERGELRLKTELVPMVALLRDLVSNFTLQINKRGGKIQLNVPEEELLVNGDKVHLTNVVYNLLDNANKYSHEVVDIEVSLEKKQSQIVLRVADKGIGISKENQKRIFEHLYRVPSGNIHTVKGFGLGLSYVKAVVEKHGGTVTVESEIGKGSIFTIEIPVHL
- a CDS encoding response regulator transcription factor, with product MNTKATVLLVEDDPNLGTLLSEYLNAKGHKTTLCVNGQDGFETFCKGKFDFLVLDVMMPVKDGLTLAREIRKMDKKVPILFLTAKSMKEDTLEGFNAGADDYMTKPFSMDELLARMNAILRRINGDVKEKPELVTIGKFIYDSNHSELKLGDKIQKLTTKENELMKLLAGNINGLVERNFALTAVWGDDSYFNGRSMDVYITKLRKYLTEDSNVEIMNIHGKGFRLLVKQ
- the dprA gene encoding DNA-processing protein DprA, whose translation is MITENDEQLIYTIGLALLNGIGPVNARRLLQHCGEAREVFKAKKSTLLQIPGIGEYTASCIDDKIMLRAEEEWRFIEKNNIRAMSIMHPDYPQRLFQCEDAPTVLYCKGSHHPEGERMVSIVGTRYPSEQGKKFCEELIGGLAQNGIRIVSGLAYGIDICAHRACLKNEVTNFAVLAHGLDRIYPTHHFSTAEHLLENGAWISEYTSKTNPDRENFPQRNRIIAGLCDATVVIETGYKGGSIITAMIANEYNRDVFAMPGRPGDDKTAGCNRLIKINRAGLIENAGDFLRMMGWDKKTEKRKAIQTSFFPELDGDEKILMEILKEKGNCSADFLCLETAFTPGKVSTVLLGLEFKGLVKSLAGKRYELL